The proteins below come from a single Natranaerofaba carboxydovora genomic window:
- the hisB gene encoding imidazoleglycerol-phosphate dehydratase HisB produces MEQKGNKKERDAKVDRKTSETEVFLYLSLDRERKVDIETPSGFFNHMLELLSYHARMHVMLRANGDIEVDNHHLVEDVGLVMGEAFKKALGKKENINRYGSMILPMDEALVLVALDFSGRSYLNFDVSFPTEKIGDFDVELIREFFEAFVRESGLTLHIKKLDGENGHHIAEAIFKGFGRAIKEAVSKSLGDEGVPSTKGRL; encoded by the coding sequence ATGGAGCAAAAAGGTAACAAAAAAGAAAGAGACGCTAAAGTTGATAGAAAAACCAGTGAAACAGAAGTGTTTTTATACCTTTCTTTAGATAGAGAAAGAAAAGTTGATATTGAAACTCCCTCGGGGTTTTTTAACCATATGTTAGAGTTACTTTCCTATCATGCCAGGATGCATGTGATGTTAAGAGCTAATGGGGATATAGAAGTTGATAATCATCATTTAGTTGAAGATGTTGGCCTTGTCATGGGAGAAGCTTTCAAGAAAGCCCTTGGGAAAAAAGAAAATATAAATAGATATGGCAGTATGATCTTACCAATGGATGAAGCTTTAGTTTTGGTGGCTTTGGATTTTTCAGGAAGGTCTTATTTGAATTTTGATGTTTCTTTTCCTACTGAGAAAATTGGTGATTTTGATGTAGAGCTAATCAGGGAGTTTTTCGAGGCTTTTGTAAGGGAAAGTGGTTTAACGTTGCATATCAAAAAACTAGACGGTGAAAATGGCCATCATATAGCAGAAGCTATTTTTAAAGGTTTTGGCAGAGCCATAAAAGAAGCTGTAAGCAAGAGTCTGGGTGATGAAGGGGTGCCTTCTACTAAAGGGAGGCTCTAA
- the hisA gene encoding 1-(5-phosphoribosyl)-5-[(5-phosphoribosylamino)methylideneamino]imidazole-4-carboxamide isomerase: MELIPAIDLMDGCCVRLYKGKKDKKQVFSDNPPEMALNFQKRGASRLHIVDLDGAFSGDVKNFPVIENIIKNIDIPIQVGGGIRDKEKITKLVDIGVDRIILGTKAFSDEGFLRDCLEEFGDKIVVGVDVRDRKVSIKGWTETSDTEINDFVTKLEKLGLERIIVTDISKDGSLQGPNVELIKEIMSSTDMKIILSGGISSLDDLESVKKITHDNFDGVIVGTSLYKKKFTLEQALEVINN, from the coding sequence ATGGAATTAATACCAGCGATAGACTTGATGGATGGATGTTGTGTGCGTCTTTACAAAGGAAAAAAGGATAAAAAGCAGGTGTTTAGTGATAATCCTCCGGAGATGGCTTTGAACTTTCAGAAAAGAGGAGCAAGTAGGCTTCATATTGTGGATTTGGACGGAGCGTTTTCTGGTGATGTCAAAAACTTTCCGGTAATTGAAAATATAATTAAAAACATTGATATACCTATTCAGGTAGGTGGAGGTATTAGAGATAAAGAAAAAATAACTAAACTTGTTGATATAGGTGTGGATAGAATTATACTTGGCACTAAAGCTTTTTCCGATGAAGGTTTTCTTAGAGATTGCCTTGAAGAATTTGGAGATAAAATTGTGGTTGGTGTTGATGTTAGGGATAGGAAGGTATCGATAAAAGGCTGGACAGAAACCTCAGATACAGAGATCAATGATTTTGTAACTAAACTTGAAAAATTAGGACTAGAAAGAATCATAGTTACTGATATAAGTAAAGACGGCTCGCTGCAGGGGCCAAATGTAGAGCTTATCAAAGAAATAATGTCCTCAACAGATATGAAAATAATTTTGTCAGGTGGGATAAGCAGTTTAGATGATTTAGAATCAGTCAAAAAAATTACCCATGATAATTTTGATGGAGTTATTGTAGGGACTTCATTATATAAGAAAAAATTTACTTTGGAACAGGCTTTGGAGGTGATTAACAATTGA
- the hisF gene encoding imidazole glycerol phosphate synthase subunit HisF, producing the protein MSADTDAKNYKKIIPCLDVKDGKVVKGVKFVDLKLAGDPVELSKKYEEEGADELVFLDIDASWQERKTSLEMVERVAKNVSLPFTVGGGVGSIEDMENIFAAGADKVSINTAAVKDPMLIEKGAEKFGSEKIVVAIDAKREAGSFVVYTSGGRKSTGLKLEEWAKEVKEKGAGEVLLTSIDCDGGKNGYDLEMTALTADKSTLPVIASGGAGEIEDFYLAFTEGKAKGALAASVFHYGEIKIEDLKKYLYDKGVKVKL; encoded by the coding sequence TTGAGTGCGGATACGGATGCCAAAAACTATAAAAAGATAATACCTTGCCTTGATGTTAAAGATGGTAAAGTAGTAAAGGGAGTAAAGTTCGTAGATCTAAAATTAGCAGGAGATCCTGTAGAATTATCTAAAAAGTATGAAGAAGAAGGGGCAGATGAGCTTGTATTTTTGGATATAGATGCTTCCTGGCAGGAGCGAAAAACAAGCCTTGAGATGGTAGAAAGGGTAGCAAAAAACGTATCACTTCCGTTCACAGTCGGTGGAGGAGTGGGTTCTATAGAGGATATGGAGAACATTTTTGCTGCCGGAGCTGACAAAGTGTCCATCAATACCGCCGCAGTTAAAGACCCTATGCTAATTGAAAAAGGGGCAGAAAAGTTCGGGAGTGAAAAAATAGTAGTAGCTATAGATGCCAAACGAGAAGCTGGGTCATTTGTAGTTTATACTTCAGGAGGAAGAAAAAGTACAGGCTTAAAGCTTGAAGAGTGGGCCAAAGAAGTGAAAGAAAAAGGAGCAGGGGAAGTACTTCTTACAAGCATTGACTGTGATGGTGGTAAGAACGGATATGATCTTGAAATGACTGCTTTGACAGCTGATAAATCAACCCTTCCTGTAATAGCTTCAGGTGGAGCTGGGGAAATTGAAGACTTTTATTTAGCTTTTACTGAAGGAAAAGCTAAAGGTGCCCTTGCTGCTTCAGTTTTTCATTACGGCGAAATAAAAATTGAAGATTTAAAAAAATATCTGTATGACAAAGGGGTGAAAGTTAAGCTTTGA
- the hisIE gene encoding bifunctional phosphoribosyl-AMP cyclohydrolase/phosphoribosyl-ATP diphosphatase HisIE → MSDQKDALLNKIDFSKGGLVPAIVQDSETDKVLMLAYMNKEAVEKTVDTGYTWFYSRSRDKLWNKGETSGNKQKVTSIAVDCDSDTLLIYVKPLGPACHTGKETCFFDNHAIDVHNDKEGEAISENSEDMFYYLEKVIKDRLEKRPESSYVVKLNDKGENNVLKKIGEESAELIMAIKDKNDTEIVHEAADLIFHLLLSLEGTDVSLADVIDELKKRHKDKS, encoded by the coding sequence TTGAGTGATCAAAAAGATGCATTATTAAATAAAATAGACTTTTCTAAAGGCGGATTAGTACCTGCAATAGTTCAGGATAGTGAAACAGATAAAGTGCTGATGTTAGCATATATGAATAAAGAAGCTGTAGAAAAGACAGTAGACACAGGGTACACTTGGTTTTACAGTAGATCCAGGGATAAACTGTGGAATAAAGGCGAGACTTCAGGCAACAAACAAAAAGTTACTTCTATAGCTGTTGATTGTGATAGTGATACTCTTCTTATTTATGTAAAACCCCTCGGGCCAGCTTGTCATACAGGAAAAGAGACCTGTTTTTTTGACAATCATGCTATAGATGTACATAATGATAAAGAAGGCGAAGCTATTAGTGAAAACTCTGAAGATATGTTTTATTATCTAGAGAAAGTTATCAAAGATAGACTAGAAAAAAGACCTGAAAGCTCTTATGTAGTAAAATTAAATGATAAAGGGGAGAACAATGTATTAAAGAAAATCGGAGAAGAATCTGCAGAGCTTATAATGGCAATTAAAGATAAAAATGATACTGAAATTGTACATGAAGCAGCTGATTTAATTTTCCACTTACTACTATCTTTAGAAGGTACAGATGTTTCTCTGGCAGATGTAATAGATGAATTAAAGAAAAGGCATAAAGATAAATCATAA
- a CDS encoding histidinol-phosphatase HisJ family protein, producing MLFDYHIHTSRCGHANGKMEDYVKKAIDKELVEIGFSDHFPMDVLGFSDDTICSMKYEELEEYFADINELRDKYKDKIKIRTGIEMDYQEDIEDMLRKYTNDNRWDYIIGSIHFIDGYDFSKPGQEEFFADRSIDDLYIKYFEKVKNLASSGLFDIIAHIDLIKKFGCHPEKLSLDEIYREIAKVLSGADLAVEINTAGWRHPVKEQYPSLTFIKELVKRNVPLTFGSDAHSPDDVAYNFSNVFKELKRLGLETNIIYGFSKRKPFCVEDLGGIR from the coding sequence ATGTTGTTTGACTATCATATTCACACTTCTAGATGTGGTCACGCTAACGGGAAGATGGAGGACTATGTCAAAAAAGCTATAGATAAAGAACTGGTGGAGATAGGTTTTAGCGATCACTTTCCCATGGATGTATTAGGGTTTTCTGATGATACTATTTGTTCAATGAAGTATGAGGAGCTAGAAGAGTATTTTGCAGACATAAACGAGCTAAGAGACAAATATAAAGACAAAATTAAAATCAGAACCGGAATTGAAATGGACTATCAGGAAGATATAGAAGATATGTTAAGAAAGTATACTAATGATAATAGGTGGGACTATATAATTGGTTCTATTCATTTTATAGATGGTTATGATTTTAGTAAGCCAGGGCAAGAAGAATTTTTTGCCGATAGATCTATAGATGATTTGTATATTAAGTATTTTGAAAAAGTTAAAAACCTTGCTAGTTCAGGTTTGTTTGATATAATAGCTCATATTGACCTGATCAAAAAATTTGGTTGTCATCCTGAAAAATTATCTTTGGATGAAATATATCGTGAGATAGCAAAGGTCTTATCTGGAGCAGACCTTGCTGTTGAAATAAATACGGCGGGGTGGAGGCACCCTGTGAAAGAGCAGTATCCTTCATTAACTTTTATTAAAGAACTTGTTAAAAGAAACGTTCCTTTGACATTTGGCTCAGATGCCCATAGCCCTGATGATGTGGCTTATAATTTTAGCAATGTTTTTAAAGAGCTAAAACGTTTGGGACTAGAAACAAATATAATTTATGGTTTTAGTAAAAGAAAACCTTTTTGTGTAGAAGATTTAGGAGGGATAAGATAA
- a CDS encoding RrF2 family transcriptional regulator: MKLTLRSYWAVKFLLYLAINFEEGIVPLKKASNVLGISEKYLEQLVIPLKKENLIRSSRGASGGYQLNRPPGKISVWEIVAPFETSDAFVEKNSEAKKEEEKDPEIRQVVEEMYYDLQEEMKKSLEKLDLNKLCEDYQNKKQDGFMYYI; the protein is encoded by the coding sequence TTGAAACTAACTCTCAGATCATACTGGGCTGTGAAATTTCTTCTTTATCTAGCGATTAATTTTGAAGAGGGGATTGTTCCTCTGAAAAAGGCTTCTAATGTTCTTGGTATCTCCGAAAAATACTTAGAACAGTTAGTTATTCCCTTAAAAAAGGAAAATCTAATTAGAAGCTCTAGAGGTGCTAGCGGTGGCTATCAACTAAATAGGCCGCCTGGAAAGATCTCTGTATGGGAAATAGTTGCTCCTTTTGAGACTTCGGATGCTTTCGTGGAGAAAAATAGTGAAGCCAAAAAGGAAGAGGAAAAAGACCCAGAAATAAGACAGGTGGTTGAAGAGATGTACTATGATCTGCAGGAGGAAATGAAAAAATCGCTAGAAAAGCTCGATCTTAATAAATTATGTGAGGACTACCAAAATAAAAAGCAGGATGGTTTTATGTATTATATTTAA
- a CDS encoding methylated-DNA--[protein]-cysteine S-methyltransferase codes for MYKLTYNSPFGVISFIHDKNVLYEVILPGQRPAGCFSCEELDEAGFPQLEKQLEDYFNKREKTFTIELAFDGTSDFTREVLLELKKISLGELTTYKELSLKLKGKSYYSRAVGNAVGKNPLPLVIPCHRVVKTDGSLGGFSSGVELKRKILSFEGYRF; via the coding sequence ATGTATAAGTTAACTTATAACAGCCCCTTTGGGGTGATTAGTTTTATCCATGATAAAAATGTCTTGTATGAAGTAATCCTGCCTGGTCAAAGACCTGCAGGATGTTTTTCTTGTGAAGAGCTTGATGAAGCAGGTTTTCCACAATTAGAAAAACAGCTAGAAGATTATTTTAACAAAAGGGAAAAAACTTTTACTATTGAATTAGCCTTTGATGGGACGTCTGATTTTACAAGGGAAGTATTGTTAGAGTTAAAGAAAATATCTCTAGGAGAGCTAACCACGTACAAAGAGCTTTCTCTGAAGTTAAAAGGAAAGTCTTATTACTCTCGTGCCGTAGGAAACGCTGTGGGTAAAAACCCACTACCTTTAGTAATCCCCTGTCATAGGGTGGTCAAAACAGATGGAAGTTTAGGAGGATTTTCCAGCGGAGTAGAGTTAAAAAGAAAAATATTAAGTTTTGAAGGGTATAGATTTTAG
- the aroC gene encoding chorismate synthase, with amino-acid sequence MSLRYLSGGESHGPCLTAIIEGFWSGVEISPENINNELKRRQQGYGRGGRMKIESDEVDILSGVRLKKTLGTPITLQIKNKDYENWKEVMDPEGEEDDKSRSLIEEKSVTKPRPGHVDLSGALKYGHKDIRNVLERASARETAVRVAIGGLSKELLNKLNISISSHVLSIGSVSINDIAGDSFYESADDSETRCLDKNVTEKMKKEIDTAKERGESLGGTFEVIVNGLPPGIGDYVHWDKKLDGRLSSAIMSIQGVKGVEIGLGFESSRLFGSKVHDEIYYSKSEKSFRRKTNNAGGLEGGVTNGAPLIIRGAMKPIPTLYTPLKSVSLDTKEAFEASVERSDCCAVPACSVIAENVIAWEICKAIKEKFGGDSFEELKRSYEAYLAYLREV; translated from the coding sequence ATGAGCTTAAGATACCTTAGTGGAGGGGAATCCCACGGTCCGTGCTTGACAGCGATAATAGAAGGGTTTTGGTCAGGGGTGGAAATATCACCGGAAAATATAAATAATGAGCTAAAAAGAAGACAGCAGGGTTACGGCAGAGGCGGACGAATGAAAATAGAAAGTGACGAAGTAGACATACTATCCGGTGTTAGGCTTAAAAAGACCCTTGGGACTCCCATTACCCTTCAGATAAAAAACAAAGATTATGAAAACTGGAAGGAAGTTATGGACCCCGAAGGAGAAGAGGATGATAAGAGTAGAAGTTTAATAGAAGAAAAAAGTGTGACAAAACCAAGGCCCGGTCATGTTGATCTTTCCGGGGCTTTGAAATATGGTCATAAAGATATTAGAAATGTCCTAGAAAGAGCAAGTGCCAGGGAAACAGCAGTAAGAGTTGCCATTGGAGGGCTTTCTAAAGAGCTTCTAAATAAATTAAATATAAGCATTTCAAGTCATGTGTTGTCGATAGGATCTGTTTCTATTAATGATATAGCTGGTGACAGCTTTTATGAATCAGCAGATGATTCTGAAACCAGATGTCTTGATAAAAATGTTACTGAAAAGATGAAAAAAGAAATAGATACAGCAAAAGAACGAGGGGAATCCCTTGGAGGTACTTTTGAAGTTATAGTAAATGGTCTGCCACCTGGAATTGGAGATTATGTGCACTGGGATAAAAAACTAGATGGAAGACTAAGTAGTGCTATTATGAGTATTCAAGGAGTTAAAGGAGTAGAGATTGGTTTAGGATTTGAAAGCAGTAGGCTTTTTGGTTCTAAAGTACATGATGAAATATATTATTCTAAAAGCGAAAAATCTTTTCGTAGGAAGACAAACAATGCTGGAGGATTAGAAGGAGGAGTAACTAATGGGGCACCTCTTATTATAAGAGGTGCAATGAAACCCATACCAACTCTTTATACCCCACTTAAAAGTGTTTCTTTAGATACCAAAGAAGCTTTTGAAGCAAGTGTTGAGAGATCAGACTGCTGTGCTGTACCTGCATGCAGCGTAATCGCAGAGAATGTTATAGCCTGGGAAATATGTAAGGCAATTAAAGAAAAGTTTGGTGGAGATTCATTTGAAGAACTTAAGCGCTCTTATGAAGCTTATCTGGCCTATTTAAGGGAGGTTTAA
- the aroB gene encoding 3-dehydroquinate synthase, with product MEINVKTPEKTYPIKIGFDNLYLLEELLEGASKAIIVTDENVYGLYYKKVEEIFYKIKEKKGLEFRWKVLTGGEETKNLKNASELYDEACDFQMDRDSFFVAFGGGVIGDLCGFVASTYMRGTRFLQLPTTLLAQVDSSVGGKVAINHPMQKNLIGSFYHPEAVLMDLNFLLTLPEREFNAGLAEVVKSAILRDRDYFYFVKDYLDKFSSLESKKSKQDLVKIIGRACEIKAEIVKQDEKDHGIRQLLNLGHTFGHALEGMTGYSYFKHGEAVMWGIIFASRLSFEQGILSENDKNEIYEIINELNPPPLPEKFVPQDMERYFATDKKRRGSVIPFILPLEIGKAEIFKEIAISDAISVVDD from the coding sequence ATGGAGATTAATGTAAAAACACCTGAAAAAACCTATCCGATTAAGATAGGCTTTGATAATTTATATTTACTTGAAGAATTATTAGAAGGTGCTTCTAAGGCCATAATTGTTACTGATGAAAATGTATACGGGTTGTATTATAAAAAAGTAGAAGAGATTTTTTATAAGATTAAAGAGAAGAAAGGTTTAGAATTTAGGTGGAAGGTACTTACCGGCGGAGAAGAAACAAAAAACCTAAAAAATGCTAGTGAATTATATGATGAAGCCTGTGATTTTCAGATGGACAGGGATTCATTTTTTGTAGCTTTTGGCGGTGGTGTGATAGGTGATTTGTGCGGATTTGTGGCTAGTACTTATATGCGGGGAACAAGATTTTTACAACTGCCAACTACACTATTAGCTCAGGTCGATAGCAGCGTAGGTGGAAAAGTTGCTATCAATCATCCTATGCAAAAGAACTTAATAGGAAGTTTTTATCATCCTGAAGCTGTTTTAATGGATCTAAACTTTTTGTTAACCCTGCCAGAGAGAGAGTTTAATGCCGGTTTGGCTGAGGTGGTTAAATCTGCTATACTAAGAGACCGGGATTATTTTTATTTTGTTAAGGACTACTTAGACAAATTTTCTTCTTTAGAAAGTAAAAAAAGCAAACAGGACCTTGTAAAGATAATTGGTAGGGCTTGTGAGATTAAGGCAGAGATAGTAAAGCAGGACGAAAAAGACCATGGTATAAGACAGCTTCTAAATCTTGGTCATACTTTTGGTCATGCCTTAGAAGGGATGACAGGGTACTCTTATTTTAAGCATGGAGAGGCTGTAATGTGGGGGATAATATTTGCTTCAAGGCTTTCTTTTGAACAGGGTATATTATCAGAAAATGATAAAAATGAGATCTATGAAATTATCAATGAACTTAACCCTCCTCCTTTGCCAGAGAAATTTGTACCCCAAGATATGGAAAGATATTTTGCTACTGATAAAAAAAGACGGGGTAGTGTAATTCCTTTTATCCTGCCTTTGGAAATTGGTAAAGCGGAAATTTTTAAAGAGATAGCTATATCAGATGCTATATCTGTGGTAGATGATTAA